AACCCATCACGGAGATGGATATTCAAGCACTGGACATACCTCCAAAACAAAAAGCAAAATTATTGGCAAAACTCACAGGAATGAGTATTAAAGCATGCTACAAAAGTGTCTCTAAAATAGACAATTTATAGTACTTTTTAAGCTATTTTAGATACAATAAATGCATGATAATATACGGAAAACAACTTTTTTTACATGTACTAGAAAAATATCCAAATAAACTGATTAAAGTCCAATTAGCCAAGAAGTGCGATCAAAAACTTTTTTCAAAAATAACACGGGCGTGCTCGGATGTGAGTTTGGTCGATAACATGAAAGCGCAAGCATTATGTCATGGTGGCAATCACCAAGGATTTATTGCGCATATCGAAAACTTACAATTTGCTCGCTTTGAGGATGTCAAAAAAGATGCTTTTATTATAATTTTGCAAGGGATTACTGATGTTGGTAATATCGGAGCGATTATCAGAACGGCATATGTTTTCGGAGCGGACGCTATTATCATCAGCGGCATTAAAAATATTCAATTAGAATCGCTAATCCGCACGAGTAGCGGTGCTATATTTGAGATTCCAATCGTACTGTATAGCAATACGCTAGATTTAATCAATGAACTAAAACAAGTCGGCTTTACACTTTATGGTGCTGACATGAATGGGGAGAATGTAAGAGGGTTTGAGTTTAATTCTAAAAAAGCTTTGATGATGGGAAGTGAAGGGGATGGCATACCGGCTAAGGTAAAATCCAAACTAGATCATATCGTTTCGATTCATATGGCTCGACAATTTGACTCTTTAAACGTGGGTGCAGCAACCGCAATATTGTGTGATAGGATAGTGAATGGATAGCATAAAGGTTCTGGAGGAGATAGGCTTAAAAGAGATTTCAAAGAAGACACATATTGAAATTAAATTTTTAGAATACATCATCAATTCAGATTTCGACAAGCTCAATAAGACAAATTCTATCGGGTTTGTAAAAATCATATCGCGAGAATATCAGCTGGACTTGAGCGATTGGCTGGACGAAGCGCGGGCATATTGGGATGCGCAAATACCAGAGCCTGAAGAACAAAAGATTTTTATTGCCCCAAAAAGTAAGAAAATTCCGAAATCTGTCGTATCACTGTTAGCCTTTGTGATATTGGTAGCTATTTTGTATGCGGCTTATATGTTTTTGGATAAAAAACTGAATTTTTTTGAAAATACCGTCTTAAAAAAAGATATCAATTACACCTATGAAGAGACTCCTGCTGTGAGTGAAGCGAAAAAAACATTAGCGCAGGAAATCATCGTGCCTGAGACAAATACTACCGCGGTGATAGAAGAGAATCAAAGTGATGTCAATCAAAGCGTTGCCCCTTCGGTGAATGCAACAGAGACAGAGACGATTGCTATCAACCAAAATGAAACCAAAAAAACCAATGAAGTGCCTATTACTCCTGTGGATAAAAAGAGTTTTATCGAGCCGAATAAAAAATTATGGATTGGTATTATCGATTTAAATACCTACAAAAGAACCTCGTATGTGGGAGATGGTAATTATTCGATTGATCCGAAAAATGACCAATTAATTACAACCGGGCATGGAGATTTTACGATGCATTTCAAAGGGGTGAGCACGGAGTATACGAGGATGGAGCCACTTGATTTTCTGATCAAAGATGGAAAACTCACTGAAATATCAAAAGAAGAATTCAAAAAACTTAATCGAGGCACTCTTTGGTAAAAAATATCTTTTTAGTATTACTTTTGAGTACCTTTGCATCGGCAAATCTACAAGAAAAAATTATCAGTTTTATGGGGCAAAAAAGTTATGCCAAGCAAGAAAATTTGATAAAAATCTTGTTTAAAAATCAAAATAGTTTTTATAAACAATCTGATGGTAATATCAACAGTCTCAAGGTCATACAAGTCTTACAAGATAATGGTTTATTGAAACTCTCTTATGCGAGGCCGATGTCGTTGCATATTACTTTTGTCACAGATAAAAACCCACTGATATTTACGCGTATCGTGAGTGAATCGCTTGAGGCGGTGGGATATAATTATTTTCTAACCCAAGAGGCAAAAAAGAGTACTGAGCAATTTCGTTGGACTATTAACTTAAAAACAAAGCGTATTATCAATCCGACCTTGTTTGCTAAAGAGCTTGAAAAAAGAGGCTGCAAGATAGTGGATATTGTAAAACAGAGTGATGAACAATGGGTGTATGAGATTGATTCTCATGATGCAAAGCTTAATGCCTTGCACTTAGAACCAAATACAAGAGTGGATCTATCCAAACCAATACAACCGTATTGGATTGAGAGTGATCAGGCAGAATCTATTAAGATTAGAACCAGTTTAGCGGACCATTGGTTTCCTTTGGTGTTGTTTTTGGATAAAGGGTTGCATTTAATCTCTCAAACAAAAATAGATGAGAGAACGTATGCGATTACGTTGCGTGTTCCTGAGAATTGCAAATACATCAGGATTAGTGATATTTATACTTTGGACAATATAAAGCGCGGGTTAAGCGTATATCTGAAAAAATAACCGCTAGAGAATAGACACAATCACGATAGAAAATGATAAAAAGAACTTTTTGAAAGAGGATTAGAACGATGTTTGACGAAATTAGATTTAACACGATTGAGAGATTACCAAATTATGTATTTGCAGAAATTAATGATATAAAATTGGCAGCCAGAAGAGCGGGCGATGATATCATAGACTTTTCAATGGGGAATCCTGATGGTAAAACGCCTCAGCATATTATTGATAAATTAGTAGATTCTGTTAGCAAAGATAAAACACATGGCTATAGCGTGAGTAAAGGGATTTACAAATTACGTTTGGCTATTTGTAACTGGTATAAAAGAAAATATGATGCCGATCTTGATCCGGACACGGAAGCGGTTGTGACATTAGGGAGTAAAGAGGGCTATGTGCATTTAGTGCAAGCGATTACTAACCCTGGTGATGTGGCTGTTGTGGCTGATCCTGCTTATCCGATACACTCTCATGCCTTCATTATTGCAGGCGGGAATGTTCATAAATTTGGCTTAGATTATAATGAAAAATTTGAGTTAGATACGGAGATGTTTTTTGAAAAATTAAAAAAAGCATTTCGGGATTCTGTTCCAAAACCAAAATTTGTCGTTGTCAATTTTCCACATAATCCGACAACCGTTACTGTAGATCTCTCATTTTACGAAAGGTTGGTAGCGTATGCAAAACAAGAGCGATTTTATATTATTAGTGATATTGCGTATGCAGAGATCTCTTATGATGGTTATAAAACACCATCGATTTTTCAAGTCAAAGGGGCCAAAGACGTCGCAGTAGAGAGTACCACACTCTCAAAAAGCTATAATATGGCCGGATGGAGAGTAGGATTTATCGTGGGAAATCCAAAACTCGTTGGAGCATTACAAAAAATAAAATCATGGTTTGATTATGGTATTTTTACACCCATACAAGTAGCGGCCACAGTGGCGCTTGATGGACCACAAGAGTGTATTGGCGAGATTGTTGAAAAATATCAAAATCGACGTGACGTATTGTGTGAAAGTTTTGCAAATGCCGGTTGGGATATGGGGAAACCTAAAGCGACCATGTTTATCTGGGCAAAAATACCTGAGGTAGCACAACATCTTGGCAGTATGGAATTTTCAAAACAATTACTAAAAGAAGCAAAAATAGCAGTCAGTCCGGGGATTGGTTTTGGTGAACATGGGGACCAATATGTACGGATTGCATTGATAGAAAATGAAAACAGAATACGACAAGCTGCAAGAAATGTAAAAAAATATCTGAAGAATTTAGAGGCAAAATGATGGTGAAAGTTGGAATAATCGGAGTCGGTACCGTAGGAAGCAGTGTGGTTAACATTCTGCAAAAAAATAGAGATATTATCAAAGCACGCGCAGGTAAAGAGATTGTTCCGGTGTTGGGAATTGTCAAAAATCTTGATAAAACAAGAGATTTAGACATCAAACTTAGTGATAATATTGATGATGTTTTGGAAGATGAAAGCATTGATATTGTAGTAGAACTAATGGGTGGCGTCGAAGCACCTTTGGAAGTGGTCAAAAAAGCGTTAGCTAAAAACAAAGCGGTTGTGACTGCAAACAAAGCGATGTTAGCATACCACCGTTATGAATTGCAACAATATGCCAAAGAGATTCCTATTGGATTTGAGGCCAGCGTCGCAGGGGGTATTCCGATTATTAAAGCCCTACGAGAGGGATTAAGTGCCAATCATATTGAGTCTATTAAAGGCATCATGAATGGGACGTGTAATTACATGTTGACCAAGATGATGAAAGAGGGCGTGGCTTTTGATGTGATATTAAAAGAAGCGCAAGACCTCGGATACGCAGAGGCCGATCCGAGTTTTGATATTGGAGGTTTTGATGCCGCTCACAAACTTTTGATTTTGGCGAGTATTGCTTATGGTATTGATGCAAAACCTGAAGATATTCTCATCGAAGGAATTGAAAATATCAACAAAGAAGATATCTTTTTTGCCAATGAATTTGGATACAGTATTAAATTATTAACGATTGCCAAAAAGACAGATGATGCGGTTGAATTACGGGTACATCCTGCATTGATAGATCGCAACGCAATGATTGCAAAAGTCGATGGCGTGATGAATGGCGTGAGTGTTGTTGGTGATTGTGTGGGTGAAACCATGTATTATGGTCCCGGAGCAGGGGGCGATGCGACGGCGAGTTCCGTGATTTCTGACATCATAGATATCGTGAGAAACGGTAGCAATTCCCCAATGCTAGGTTTTAAGAATATACTCGAAAACAGTGTGCTCAAACTCAAAAAAGCTGATGATATTTTTACAAAATATTATATTCGTATTGAGGTAGAAGACCGCATTGGTGTCTTATCTAAGATTTCCAATATTTTAGGCGATCATGATATCTCTATCAACAGTTTTATTCAAAAACAAAGCAGTGATACCCAAAATGCAACACTTCTTTTCTCGACGCATCAATGTTTTGAAAAGAATATTCAAAATGCGATACACGATCTTGGAGCGTGTGATTTTATCAGAAAAAACCCCGTCATGATACGGATAGAAGAGTAGATGAGTCTTGAGATTGGGAACAAAGCAGAAGAGCGTGTCACACGCTATCTTCAATCACAAGGCTATACGATTATTGATCGAAATTTTCATTCTAGATTTGGAGAGATTGATATTATCGCAGAAAAAAATTCTGTTTTGGAATTTATCGAGGTGAAATACTCAAAAGAGTATGACCCCCTTTATAGAATTACACCAAAGAAAATGGAAAAGATTATCAAAACGATTCATTATTTTTTGATGTTGCACCCTCAAGATAAGGATTATCAAATTAGTGCTGCACTGGTGAATGATGAGCATATTGAGTTTTTAGAAAATATAAGTTAGTCATAGCGCTTAGGAATTAACCATTTAGTCTATGGTAACTTTAAAGAAATATTTGTATAATATAACATATAAAATAAGTCACAAACATAGGAGATATAATGGGAAAATATACAGAGTTAAATGCATCAAATTTTGATGAAACTGTAAGTGAAGGCGTAGCATTAGTTGACTTTTGGGCACCATGGTGTGGTCCTTGTCGAATGATAGCCCCAGTTATTGAAGAATTAGCAGAAGACTTTGAAGGTAAAGCTAAAATTTGTAAAGTCAATACAGATGAAGAGCAAGATGTTGCTGTAAAATACGGAATTAGATCAATACCAACAATATTATTCTTCAAAAATGGAGAATTAGTTGATCAAATGGTTGGTGCTTCTTCAAAACAAATTTTGGCAGATAAGATTAATTCATATCTATAATGCTCATACTGTCATTGCATAGTACAGAAAGATTTTTGATGATGTATCAAAGGAATATCTTACTTGCAAGATGGATAACACGATGAAAGGAGGGAGAAATCTATTCTCCCTCAACTATATTTTTGCCTCTTTTTTCGGCGCAGCACTCATCGCTGCTGCTTTTGCATATTTTAACTATCGTTTTTCTGAATATAAATTTATAGATTTTAATCAATGGACTTTTTATGAGAAAAGTGATATTTTTGTTCCAAAACATGATAAATATATCGTAGTGGTATATAGCTCCAATATGCAAAATATTGATAAAATTTTAACTAAAATAAATAAGACATATCCTATAATAGCAGTTGATTTATATCAACACAGAAGAGGCCAAAGTCATGAAGTCTCTTATATCACTTCGGGTATGAATTCTCTTTTGAAATTTATCCAGAGGTTTAA
This genomic window from Sulfurospirillum sp. 1612 contains:
- the rlmB gene encoding 23S rRNA (guanosine(2251)-2'-O)-methyltransferase RlmB, giving the protein MIIYGKQLFLHVLEKYPNKLIKVQLAKKCDQKLFSKITRACSDVSLVDNMKAQALCHGGNHQGFIAHIENLQFARFEDVKKDAFIIILQGITDVGNIGAIIRTAYVFGADAIIISGIKNIQLESLIRTSSGAIFEIPIVLYSNTLDLINELKQVGFTLYGADMNGENVRGFEFNSKKALMMGSEGDGIPAKVKSKLDHIVSIHMARQFDSLNVGAATAILCDRIVNG
- a CDS encoding LL-diaminopimelate aminotransferase, giving the protein MFDEIRFNTIERLPNYVFAEINDIKLAARRAGDDIIDFSMGNPDGKTPQHIIDKLVDSVSKDKTHGYSVSKGIYKLRLAICNWYKRKYDADLDPDTEAVVTLGSKEGYVHLVQAITNPGDVAVVADPAYPIHSHAFIIAGGNVHKFGLDYNEKFELDTEMFFEKLKKAFRDSVPKPKFVVVNFPHNPTTVTVDLSFYERLVAYAKQERFYIISDIAYAEISYDGYKTPSIFQVKGAKDVAVESTTLSKSYNMAGWRVGFIVGNPKLVGALQKIKSWFDYGIFTPIQVAATVALDGPQECIGEIVEKYQNRRDVLCESFANAGWDMGKPKATMFIWAKIPEVAQHLGSMEFSKQLLKEAKIAVSPGIGFGEHGDQYVRIALIENENRIRQAARNVKKYLKNLEAK
- a CDS encoding homoserine dehydrogenase, which gives rise to MVKVGIIGVGTVGSSVVNILQKNRDIIKARAGKEIVPVLGIVKNLDKTRDLDIKLSDNIDDVLEDESIDIVVELMGGVEAPLEVVKKALAKNKAVVTANKAMLAYHRYELQQYAKEIPIGFEASVAGGIPIIKALREGLSANHIESIKGIMNGTCNYMLTKMMKEGVAFDVILKEAQDLGYAEADPSFDIGGFDAAHKLLILASIAYGIDAKPEDILIEGIENINKEDIFFANEFGYSIKLLTIAKKTDDAVELRVHPALIDRNAMIAKVDGVMNGVSVVGDCVGETMYYGPGAGGDATASSVISDIIDIVRNGSNSPMLGFKNILENSVLKLKKADDIFTKYYIRIEVEDRIGVLSKISNILGDHDISINSFIQKQSSDTQNATLLFSTHQCFEKNIQNAIHDLGACDFIRKNPVMIRIEE
- a CDS encoding YraN family protein; the protein is MSLEIGNKAEERVTRYLQSQGYTIIDRNFHSRFGEIDIIAEKNSVLEFIEVKYSKEYDPLYRITPKKMEKIIKTIHYFLMLHPQDKDYQISAALVNDEHIEFLENIS
- the trxA gene encoding thioredoxin — translated: MGKYTELNASNFDETVSEGVALVDFWAPWCGPCRMIAPVIEELAEDFEGKAKICKVNTDEEQDVAVKYGIRSIPTILFFKNGELVDQMVGASSKQILADKINSYL